The Brachypodium distachyon strain Bd21 chromosome 4, Brachypodium_distachyon_v3.0, whole genome shotgun sequence nucleotide sequence CCACCTCTAGATCCGCCCGAGGTAGCCATAGGCTCGCCCCACCGGCCCCGTccagcctcctccgccgctgccggccccACCCCTGCCCCCGCCGGCTCCGTCCGCCGCTGCTGCACAGCTGCTCTgcttcctcgccgacgccggaCAGAAGAAGCAGGAACGCATGAAGCTGCAAGTCATGTACAGGGGCATCGCCGACCGGGTAATCGCAGGCCGTGGATTTGGTATTGTTTTGGTCGTGGTACCTTTATGTACCATAAAATTTTGTACTGTGAGTACCTTCATGTACCATGCGATTTTTTGAATATTTgtggtttcttctttgttgACTGTGATGCGGTTTttgagtaccatcatgtaccaTGGATACACGACTAGGTACTGTTTTTGTTGTGTGATGTTTTTGAAATTGATGACGTACTTGTTAATTGTCAATTGTGACATCATGCGTATTTTTAACAAGGTACTACAAATTGACGAGATACATTGAGGTGCTTAATACTTTTGATTGTAATCGTGCTAACATGTACCCTGATGTACTTGCTATGTACTGACATGTACCCTGATGTACTTGCGATGTACTACTCATGTACATGAGGTATTTAGAAACTAACAAGGTCATGTATCATAATGTACTAAATATGAACTTAAAAACATGTCATGTACGCCTAAAAGTgggagagagcgagagaaGAACAAAAGTTGCCAGATGGTCATTAGACTGTTAATCTCCATTTAGTTTAAAGTGTAATAAATTAactaagagagagagaaagtgaGGAAAGACAAACATGTGGCTAGGAAGGGGGATGTATGTAGTGGGGGGTGTACAGCCACCGCGTTAGCAAGGCAACCCTCTTGCTCTACAACTCCGGTCCTGGAGTGGCTATTGCATAGCTAAGTATTtcatactccttccgtctcataataagtgactcaaatttgcttaaatatgaatgtatctatgcctaaaaaatgtctacatacatgtaataaaaagtcccttaatatgggacggagggagtagaaattCGCGGAGTAGAAAAATCGTTGATCTACAAACTCCTGTATTCACTCGACCCTGAATTTCAAAATTACCCACCAGTGCCACTCACCGGCCTATTTTCGCTTGGCTTGACCCGAGATTCTTCAGAGAGGTGACATGGCAGAGACTGAACCCTAACGTTGCCACTGCAACATCCTCGTTCGTCGCCATCTCCTCCCGGCTGTCACCTCCCAACTGTAGCGACTCAAATAGTAGATGTATCGATTCGACCAAACAATAGGGAAGGGGTATTTTCACCTAGAAAAATATGACACATGGGTCTAGATAAAAAGAGTAGCTTATAAAATAACAAGAATGGTGTTCTGTCAAGATGCAATAAAATACGTGTTATTTCatctaaaacaaaaaaatatagtttaagagcaactctagcgGTTACCGAAAAAATGTATCCGAAGAAAGACGAATTCAGTCTACCGATCTTATGTTTTTCGGTGCCAATTTAAACCGGACGGAATAGATCCAGAATAACTAATCCGTAAAAGCGAACGTTCTTCTCCCCCCGAGCTCTTCTCCTCCTGTTTCTTTTCCCCATCGAAGCCAGCGAGCTCGCTGAGCCCGTCTGCCGCTCCCCCGCCTCGGCGCTGAGCCCGTGGCGCGTCGCGGGTCCATCCTGCACCCCCCGCTCGAGCACCAGGACCCCTCGCGCGTCCTATCCACCACACGCCGCCTATCTTCTCCACCTCTGCCCGGCAGCCGTCGTGGCCTGTGCTGCCACTCCCGATCCTTCCCGGCCTCATTTCCGCGGCCTGGAGCACCGCAACGACCCCAGAAAGCCGTAGCTGCCATCGCCCGCGCCTCCGTCTGTCCCTGGCACACCCGCGACGAAGATCTCCGCTGCAAGCCCTCCTTCGCTGGCCTGCTCCAGCGATGGATCCACAATGGCGTCGCTTCCTTACGTCTCCCCGTGCCGACGCGCACGAGGAGAGCTCCTTGGTGCGCCTTGACGTGCCCTGGAGAGGCGGATACGTCGCAATCTTCTTCGGGTCCGGTGACTCCCGAGTTAACTTGCAACTGCTGGCCTCCGGGAGATCGGGAGGAAGAGGTGGAGCGACGGCCGGAGGTGGTGAAGGACGCTATTGGCGGCAGCCAGaggtggggaagaagaaggagcggcggcggtcggtATACAATCGACGGGGTAGATGGCGCCAAATGTTTTTTAGCAGTTCGGGCTACCTGTTCGGTTCACTTGGGATGCTGGAGATACAGGGATTCTGGAAGGAGTATTCGGTTGATCCGATTTTTTTCCTTAGTTCGGTACCATATAGGGGTTCTGTTTTGGTCACATTTTCTCACCCAAACCGTAAACTAGCGGTTATTTGCTAGTTCACTACCATATACGAGATCTGTTAGAATTGCTCTAAAATAGGTACAAAGAAATTTGTGATATTTTGTCAAACTCTTCGCAAATATGAAGTGCGGTGAGTGATCTCTTATTCTCTTTCCCAATCCCGTTTGGCGTTTCGTCTAATTCTCCGCATCGGCCACGCCACGTTCTTGTTTCCAAACAACTTCTCTCCGTTTTCCACTCGATTTACTGCTCCGCAGGTCTTCCATCCAGGCGTCGGTCGGATTGCCCTTCGATCCGTTTGCTCTCCGAACTCCGATTTGGGATTGCGGACGACAGACCAAGGAGCCAACTTCCAAGGAGGGCAACGCATCCGAGCTGCGGTATGGGGAGAAATGCGgctcctcctgctccggccggccggaagCGCAAAGGTTCGTCCTTTCCCCCTCTCGACGGGCGCAGACGCCGGGCTCCGGCAGCGCAGCCGGTAACCAACATCGGCGGCTGGGCTTCCCTCCCTGACGACATAGCCCACCAAGTCGCCGCGCGGGTGCTGAGACGCGACGTGGTGGACTACATGTCTACATCGCCTTCCGCGCCGTCTGCTCCGGCTGGCGCGCCTGCACGCCCTCACCGCGCGACCCTACCCTGCGGATCCGGACTCTCCGCCCCGTCGCCTGGGTCGCGCTCTGTGACGGCGACAGCGTCCGGCCGGACGACGCATGCGAGGTCACCTTGTTCAACTGCCAGACAGCCCGGTGCCTCCGCGTCCGCCTGCCGGACGACCTCCGGCGCCCCCGTTACAGGATCATTGGCTTCACCGACGGTCTTGTCATCCTGCTGCACAAGCGAAGCACCGCGATCCGTGTGCTCCACCCCTTCACGCGCGTCGTGGTCGACTTCCCGTCCCTCGCCCCCGTGTACCAGCAGCTGATCAGGAACCGCAACTCTGTGATTAATATGAGCGCGGCGGTTTGCCCTAGCGTGTCGTCGCCTGCCACTTCCATCGCCGTTGTGGTCTGGTTCCCTTATCCAGTGAGCAGCCTCGGCAGCCGGGCACTATTCCTTTCCATTGACAGGTGCTTGTCCGTGTCAGCCAAGGACCTCCCTAGTAACAGCAGTGACTCACTTTACCTCTCTATACCACTACCGTATCCGGGTTTTCTATATTCTATACGCAGCCGGTCGATCGAGCGGCCAACAATGTTCTCTCAGGTTCATGACTTAGAGAAGAGGGTTCGCCCATCTGTGCGGCCCTTCACCCTTGCTGATCATCTTCTCACCTACTGCAATCATCGCCAATGGTAGGGTGTTTCTCGTCTACTCACTCccttccataattcttgtcgaaatattacatgtatctagacactttttaagaatagatacatccgtttttgatcaaatttgagacaagaattatgaaacggagggagtagcttccTGTCACAGGCTCACAGCTTATCATCACTAGCAACAATGCCGTGCATTCAGTAGATCACTCTAGTTAACTAATGATCCAATTTTGCCTTGTATTCTACTGTGGGTCAAAAGGACACATGTTTCACGAGTACTACCTTATACCCAAGTCTTTTGAGGAGCTACGGAAGAAAATACGAAGTCAATATTCTGAAGCGAGGATTTCCCGCGTACAAAAGGAAAAGATGTGTTGCACCCAAGAAATAATAGCCCCTCCGTGTTTTAGATTACTCCTTGGAAATGAGAATGttgtttaatactccctccgtaccgaAATTATTGTCGCAGCCTCTTCGCAAAAACAACCTTACAAAAACATGCTCAGAATTACAATAATTACAGATCCGGTAATTAACAACATGTTCAAATTAAAATCTCCGCCATATCCTCTCAAGATTGCTTCCGCCGACGACTGTCCAGgttgcctcctcctcctcctctccaggTCGCCTCGCAGATCGAAAACACCGCAAAAAGGAACGAAGAGAAAGCGAGCAGATCGAAAACCACACCTTCTTCTGCTTGCGGAGACAagttgctcctcctccccttctctcCTCGCGCCGCCACCAACAGAGCCGGGCTGGCCGCCACCGGATCCGGCTCGCCGCCACGAAAAGATGGCTTCCTGGCATGCGGCGCTAGCGAGGGGAGCGCGGCGGACAACAGCGGGTAAGGTGGAGGGGAGCGGCGTTGAGAACAGCGGGGAAGGTAGAGGGGAAcgcgggggaggggagggagagcGGCAGAGCCGGGCGGAGAATCCGGAGAGGGCAGGGGGAGCGACGGAGCGGGGAAGAGAGGGGTGGGAGAGCGGCGGAGCGGGGTGGAGAAAGGAGGGGGGACGAGGGCACAGAGAGGCCTAGGGAGAGGACTGAGGAGATCAGCTACAAACAcatcaaagttttttttttttcaaaaatgccTTCGCGAATTTCGGTACGGGGAGAGTAATTTTCTCGTTCCTCATGTCTTCGatgtcttcgtcgtcgtcatcatcatcactatGATTAGGAAAAATCTGTTCTCACTTCTCAATGAAGTGAGCTAATTTATTAAGTGAAAAATGACCAGTGCTTTTATGACATACAAAAGAGCAAAATGGTGagaaaaaatcaaacaaaggATGAAGGTGTCCTTCATGACAGGCCCCTTTGCTCGACTGCAGCTGCATCCACCGGGTCTGGCCGCCGAGCTGGATCTTGGGCGAGAGATGCACATCGAGGGGTCCAGGAGGCGGATCTCGCCCGCCGAGGGCCTTGGCGCGCGGATCTGGTTCTTGCccgtggaggagggaggcggcgcaaCAGGTCTAAGCGCACGGAGGAAGGGAGGCGACGGCTGCTCGTGCGAAGGAGGGAGGCGCTCACCCCATCGAACTCGGCGACCGGCTGCGCTCTGTAACGACCCAACATGCCACCAAACTAGTAGCATGTAGATCTTCGACATATTACAAGTGAAGTGAAATTTCTCAAGTAATACATCGATCAAAGTAGTATAACAGAAACAACAGTAGTGGATTCGATACAATGAGTAGTTGAAATTACATTTTTCAAGTAACATACAACTCAAGAAATACAACAACTACAGACGTAATGGCCTAGATAATTCAATCTTCACCGGACACTTTTGGAGGGTTGCTTCTTGAAGTGCATTTTGTTCACAGTTGGGAGTCTCGTCTCCATCTTCACCCTCAATGAACCATCTTCTACAACCTTAAGTTAATCTATACAAAGGAGGTTTACACAGGGATGAGTACAAAAGGTACTCAACAAGTCCAGGATAGCAACAGGTGTTTGAATGCACTATGATCTACAAGGACCCATGGTCCCCAAATAAGCAATGATTTTCAAAAACATTTCTGAGGAAAGAGTCAAGTTTTATTCTAGAAATCTATGCTCTTCTTGCCTCACGGGTTGTTAGAATCCCCTGTGGATCCCTTTCCCGCCGCGATCGCAGTTCCTGCCCGAAACAGGGAGTGACAAGCCACGGTTCAATACACTCTGCAGAGGTGCGTTACTTTACCCACAGACGCCCACGATCATGTGTCTGAGGTAGCTAGCCCCATTCACCTTCTCATGGACACAAAGCCTTTTTCACCCATCCCATCTGTCGTTACCTCACATCGTAGCTGGCCGAGACCAGCTACCCACCATGACAAGCTGGTAGCCTACAGTAGAGGTCAAACTCCAACTGTCATTCATTCTTTCACAGTTGGTCGCCTACAGTAGAGGTCACCCCAACTGCTCCGTGGGAGGTAGGACATTAAGATGGCGTTACTTCAGCTCAGCCCCGCCCATACAGGGTCATGTGGTCAACGCGGTTGCTACGGCGCTCGAGTACAAGTAAGTACTTGCTGATTAGACCTTAAGGTGATATCCTTTGTAGCCtattgtagtaaaataaaatccttatatgggccgggccataaatcctacgtggcgacgactaagtcaacgTTTCCCAAGCACAAGCCAAGACGCTcacgtggcgcggtcaatcctacgtgccaaaggaagacaagtcaacaagtcaagcctctcatgccatggtcaa carries:
- the LOC112268689 gene encoding uncharacterized protein LOC112268689, encoding MDPQWRRFLTSPRADAHEESSLVRLDVPWRGGYVAIFFGSGDSRVNLQLLASGRSGGRGGATAGGGEGRYWRQPEVGKKKERRRSTKEPTSKEGNASELRYGEKCGSSCSGRPEAQSPPSRRAGAETRRGGLHVYIAFRAVCSGWRACTPSPRDPTLRIRTLRPVAWVALCDGDSVRPDDACEVTLFNCQTARCLRVRLPDDLRRPRYRIIGFTDGLVILLHKRSTAIRVLHPFTRVVVDFPSLAPVYQQLIRNRNSVINMSAAVCPSVSSPATSIAVVVWFPYPVSSLGSRALFLSIDRCLSVSAKDLPSNSSDSLYLSIPLPYPGFLYSIRSRSIERPTMFSQVHDLEKRVRPSVRPFTLADHLLTYCNHRQW